A genome region from Acaryochloris thomasi RCC1774 includes the following:
- the drmB gene encoding DUF1998 domain-containing protein — MNTERYKVGELRPSQIMFSFGIGAVVDLPNLSVMVMGLNEWDTALSDPLAEERLLAAVCEKLGSQVQKLIPPPVPLSDPRGAISPLGQAAKVGIPVSPFPGWGVCQACRLLAPFSSSMFTLKNDLYRPDKTRYIHGNCTKSGKYPPTVIPARFLVACSQGHLDDFPWLYFIHRGQGECPGRLRLEEAGISGSAADVIVKCDRCGASRSMAAAFGNTGQQNMPQCRARHPHLRNFHDDGCSEQMKSILLGASNSWFPVTLPVLSIPGTSNSLGQLVETHWATLKEISDASQVDLLRRIGQLKAFSQYSDIDLWQEIQRQQSPNPAQSEDVRNLKLPEWEVLSNANPDLNTANFRLKPEGPPTGYGTYFTKTVLVERLREVRALIGFTRIESPGDLSDIGDINDVTLAPLSRELPKWVPASDIRGEGIFLQFREDAIANWIERYPALEAYEEQSHMAHTQWRCARNIDNPAENFPELRYMLLHSFAHALMRQMAIECGYAAASLRERIYSSRRGDDVLMAGILIYTASPDSEGTLGGLVGLGKPVVLGRHIDQALEQIGLCASDPLCAEHESLQDGTLHGSACHACLFSPETSCERGNKYLDRALLVTMVNQTTENFAFFQPE; from the coding sequence AGGCTCACAGGTGCAAAAGCTGATCCCGCCCCCTGTGCCGTTGAGCGATCCAAGGGGGGCGATCAGTCCGCTGGGTCAAGCTGCAAAAGTGGGTATTCCTGTCTCGCCGTTCCCTGGCTGGGGGGTGTGTCAGGCTTGTCGGTTGCTGGCTCCCTTCAGCAGCAGTATGTTCACCCTCAAAAACGACCTCTATCGCCCTGACAAAACTCGCTATATCCACGGTAACTGTACGAAGTCGGGCAAATATCCCCCCACCGTTATTCCCGCCAGATTCTTGGTGGCCTGTAGCCAAGGTCATTTAGATGATTTCCCATGGCTATACTTTATCCATCGGGGTCAAGGTGAGTGCCCGGGACGACTACGGTTAGAAGAAGCAGGGATTTCAGGCTCGGCGGCTGATGTGATTGTCAAGTGCGATCGCTGCGGTGCATCCCGCTCAATGGCCGCAGCCTTTGGTAACACTGGTCAACAAAATATGCCCCAATGCAGAGCCCGTCATCCGCACCTGCGCAACTTCCACGACGACGGTTGCTCAGAGCAAATGAAATCCATTTTGCTGGGGGCTTCTAATAGCTGGTTCCCAGTCACCCTCCCGGTGCTTTCGATTCCCGGAACCAGCAATTCCCTCGGTCAGCTTGTCGAAACCCACTGGGCCACGCTCAAAGAGATATCTGATGCCTCCCAGGTTGATCTGCTGCGGCGAATTGGCCAGCTCAAGGCCTTCTCTCAATATTCAGATATAGACCTCTGGCAAGAAATCCAAAGACAGCAGTCTCCCAATCCTGCTCAATCAGAAGACGTCAGAAACCTGAAGTTACCTGAATGGGAAGTATTGTCGAATGCCAATCCAGACCTGAACACAGCCAACTTTCGTCTAAAGCCAGAAGGCCCACCCACTGGCTATGGCACCTATTTCACCAAAACTGTGCTCGTTGAACGGCTCCGCGAGGTGCGCGCTCTGATCGGTTTTACACGCATTGAATCTCCTGGAGACCTCAGCGATATCGGCGATATTAATGATGTTACTTTAGCGCCGCTCAGCCGAGAGCTGCCCAAGTGGGTTCCGGCTAGCGACATTCGCGGAGAAGGTATTTTTCTTCAGTTTCGTGAAGATGCGATCGCAAACTGGATAGAGCGCTATCCTGCCTTAGAAGCCTATGAAGAACAAAGCCACATGGCCCACACCCAATGGCGCTGCGCCCGCAATATTGATAACCCAGCCGAAAATTTTCCAGAACTGCGATATATGCTCCTTCACTCCTTTGCTCACGCGCTCATGCGTCAAATGGCTATTGAGTGTGGCTACGCAGCGGCCAGCCTACGGGAGCGCATCTACTCAAGCCGTCGAGGAGACGATGTCTTAATGGCCGGCATCTTAATCTATACGGCCTCTCCAGATAGCGAAGGCACCCTGGGCGGCTTAGTCGGACTTGGGAAACCCGTCGTGCTGGGACGACACATCGACCAAGCCCTCGAACAAATTGGCCTGTGCGCCTCCGATCCGCTGTGTGCCGAACACGAGTCACTGCAGGATGGCACCCTCCACGGCTCTGCTTGCCATGCCTGCCTCTTTAGCCCTGAAACCTCCTGTGAGCGCGGCAATAAGTATCTTGACCGAGCCCTGCTTGTGACAATGGTGAATCAAACCACCGAAAACTTTGCCTTTTTCCAGCCGGAGTAG
- the drmC gene encoding DISARM system phospholipase D-like protein DrmC, producing the protein MRPLSPRLLAHIHRVAQQLPQSVLSTVANFLADVPQATDSKTAWLPLLQQLPKPVWRRAFTDLLAVWSEDNPVLQGESLATALCSAHYSIERAEEALNIEIVWTGPEVSRIPVRRTEQVLLQLIRVASEELTLASFALYKVPTLTQALIAALDRGVQVRIIAETTAGDTVVPFGVKAGLGQEVAMRAEVYEWDKAKRPKDKAGRQGSLHMKVAISDRQRLFITSANLTGYAMLLNMEMGLLVNGKALSCQVSEHFDQLIQQEIIALVDH; encoded by the coding sequence TTGCGACCCCTCTCCCCTCGGCTGCTCGCCCACATTCATCGAGTGGCTCAGCAGTTACCACAGTCGGTGCTCTCAACCGTGGCTAATTTTCTTGCTGACGTTCCTCAGGCAACTGATAGCAAAACGGCTTGGCTGCCTTTGCTTCAGCAGCTCCCTAAGCCTGTTTGGCGGCGAGCTTTCACGGATTTATTAGCCGTTTGGTCTGAGGACAATCCTGTATTACAAGGCGAATCTCTTGCGACAGCTTTATGCTCTGCGCATTACAGTATTGAGCGCGCTGAAGAAGCGCTTAATATAGAAATTGTTTGGACAGGGCCAGAGGTCTCAAGAATTCCCGTCCGCCGCACAGAGCAGGTTTTGCTACAGCTCATTCGCGTCGCTTCAGAGGAGCTGACTTTGGCAAGCTTTGCGCTTTACAAGGTTCCTACACTCACCCAGGCCCTCATTGCTGCTTTAGATCGAGGCGTTCAAGTGCGGATTATTGCAGAAACGACTGCAGGCGACACCGTCGTACCCTTTGGCGTTAAAGCAGGGCTCGGTCAAGAAGTTGCTATGCGAGCGGAAGTCTACGAATGGGATAAAGCTAAAAGGCCTAAAGATAAAGCCGGTCGGCAGGGCTCTTTGCATATGAAAGTTGCGATCTCAGATCGTCAACGTCTTTTTATCACGAGTGCTAATCTCACGGGCTATGCTATGTTGCTCAATATGGAAATGGGACTTTTAGTAAATGGCAAAGCCTTATCTTGTCAGGTCTCGGAGCATTTCGATCAACTTATTCAGCAAGAAATCATTGCCTTGGTCGATCATTAA
- a CDS encoding NAD(P)H-dependent oxidoreductase produces the protein MIIIDTALKARAEAKNPVRVGMIGSGFMGRGIANQIINSVPGMDLVAVFSRQSESAKRAYLEAGIDAIETVTTVTDLEDAIANHKSAVTEDPFLLCKADNIDVLIEVTGTIEFGTHVVVEAINHGKHIILMNAELDGTIGPILKVHADRAGVVISNCDGDQPGVEMNLYRYVKSIGFTPLLCGNIKGLQDRYRNPTTQKSFAEQWKQAAYMVTSFADGTKISFEQAIVANATGMQVAQRGMLGYDFRGHVDEMTHLYDVEQLKELGGIVDYVVGAQPAAGVFIYATNDDPKHQHYLNYYKRGEGPLYSFYTPYHICHFEVPLSAARAVLFKDPVMAPLGRPRVDVIACAKTDLKAGETLDGIGYYMTYGQCENAEVVQTQNLLPMGLAEGCRLKRDLSKDQVLTYDDVELPADRMCDRLRSEQNAHFSLVKS, from the coding sequence ATGATCATTATTGATACGGCCCTCAAGGCTCGGGCCGAGGCGAAGAATCCCGTACGGGTAGGTATGATTGGCTCCGGCTTTATGGGGCGAGGTATTGCCAATCAAATTATTAATTCAGTGCCGGGTATGGACCTAGTGGCGGTCTTCAGTCGGCAATCAGAAAGTGCCAAACGTGCCTATCTTGAGGCGGGTATTGACGCCATTGAGACTGTCACCACTGTGACCGATCTTGAAGATGCGATCGCAAACCACAAATCCGCCGTCACCGAAGATCCTTTCTTGCTGTGTAAAGCAGACAACATCGACGTACTGATCGAGGTCACAGGAACCATTGAGTTTGGAACCCACGTCGTAGTGGAAGCCATCAACCACGGCAAACACATCATTCTCATGAACGCAGAGCTGGACGGCACCATTGGTCCAATATTGAAAGTTCATGCCGATCGCGCAGGGGTTGTGATTTCTAACTGCGATGGCGATCAGCCCGGGGTGGAGATGAACCTCTATCGCTACGTGAAAAGCATTGGCTTTACCCCCTTACTTTGCGGCAACATCAAAGGGCTACAGGACCGCTATCGCAACCCCACCACTCAAAAGAGCTTTGCTGAACAATGGAAGCAGGCAGCCTACATGGTCACTAGCTTTGCCGACGGCACTAAGATTTCCTTCGAGCAGGCGATTGTCGCCAACGCCACCGGCATGCAGGTCGCCCAGCGCGGAATGCTGGGCTACGATTTTCGCGGTCACGTTGATGAGATGACCCACCTATACGATGTGGAGCAGCTCAAAGAACTGGGCGGCATTGTTGATTACGTTGTCGGCGCTCAGCCCGCTGCGGGAGTCTTTATCTACGCCACCAATGATGATCCCAAGCACCAACATTACCTCAACTATTACAAGCGCGGCGAAGGTCCACTTTACAGCTTCTATACGCCCTACCATATCTGCCATTTTGAGGTACCCCTATCAGCAGCTCGGGCGGTTTTATTTAAGGATCCGGTAATGGCTCCGCTCGGTAGACCCAGGGTGGATGTGATTGCCTGTGCCAAAACGGATCTAAAGGCAGGTGAGACTCTCGACGGAATTGGCTACTACATGACCTATGGACAGTGTGAAAATGCTGAAGTTGTGCAGACACAGAATCTCTTACCGATGGGGCTAGCAGAAGGCTGTCGATTGAAGCGAGACCTCTCAAAGGATCAGGTGTTAACCTACGACGATGTTGAGTTGCCTGCAGATCGGATGTGCGATCGTCTTAGGTCAGAACAAAACGCCCATTTCTCGCTTGTGAAGTCCTAG
- the rfbC gene encoding dTDP-4-dehydrorhamnose 3,5-epimerase, which yields MIFTKTAIQGVYIIDLELREDDRGGFARTFCAQEFEAHELKPTFVQCNLSFNHQKGTLRGMHYQTPPATEVKLVRCTQGAVYDVIIDLRPDSPTYLTHVGVELTAENRRAFYVPEMFAHGYQTLTDNAEVTYQVSEFYTPGHEQGLRHSDPGLKIDWPLPVTMISEKDANWALLKDHPLSAGISS from the coding sequence ATGATTTTTACAAAAACCGCCATTCAAGGTGTCTATATTATTGATTTAGAGCTGCGAGAGGATGATCGCGGGGGCTTTGCTCGCACCTTCTGCGCCCAGGAGTTTGAGGCCCACGAGCTGAAGCCAACTTTTGTGCAATGTAATCTTTCGTTCAACCACCAGAAAGGGACGCTGCGAGGGATGCATTATCAAACGCCTCCGGCAACAGAGGTGAAGCTGGTGCGCTGCACCCAGGGAGCCGTTTATGACGTGATTATAGATTTGCGCCCTGACTCACCGACCTACCTTACCCATGTAGGGGTTGAGTTGACAGCCGAAAATCGCCGAGCGTTCTACGTCCCAGAAATGTTTGCCCACGGCTACCAAACCCTGACGGACAATGCTGAAGTCACTTATCAAGTCAGCGAGTTTTATACCCCAGGGCACGAGCAGGGGTTACGACATAGCGATCCAGGGCTAAAAATTGACTGGCCGCTCCCGGTGACTATGATTTCAGAGAAAGATGCCAACTGGGCTCTCCTTAAAGATCACCCCTTGTCAGCAGGAATTTCATCATGA